From one Coffea eugenioides isolate CCC68of chromosome 11, Ceug_1.0, whole genome shotgun sequence genomic stretch:
- the LOC113754438 gene encoding uncharacterized protein LOC113754438 → MMWEVLWFKRVQYDSYPYLWQLQNSDGKTAKQVFETKHASLREKAERTVRELANTVLIVSALIGTINFAAIFTVPGGFDQMTGEPIFLKNRRWEFGLLMFYLAGGLFSSLFTMGTLLVIFFLRFETEDFYVSLPCYYVMDMIAIFYSAVFTIVACCQALIVQKVVITDFRPLVVFFFIYGLVALVLMETSYRMFDYVYYLIRYSLSYRGQES, encoded by the exons ATGATGTGGGAAGTTCTCTGGTTTAAG CGGGTTCAATATGACTCTTATCCATATCTTTGGCAACTACAAAATTCTGATGGGAAGACAGCAAAACAAGTATTCGAGACGAAACATGCAAGCCTACGCGAAAAGGCTGAGAGAACTGTGAGAGAATTGGCCAACACTGTGTTGATTGTGTCTGCCCTCATTGGTACCATAAACTTTGCTGCAATTTTTACTGTACCTGGAGGTTTCGATCAAATGACTGGAGAGCCCATTTTTCTCAAGAACCGGCGCTGGGAATTCGGCTTGTTGATGTTCTACTTAGCAGGAGGGCTGTTCTCCTCTCTGTTCACCATGGGGACTCTGCTTGTGATTTTCTTTTTGCGATTTGAAACTGAGGATTTTTATGTTTCCCTGCCCTGCTACTATGTGATGGACATGATTGCCATCTTCTACTCCGCGGTCTTCACAATCGTAGCATGTTGCCAAGCATTAATAGTACAGAAAGTTGTGATCACTGACTTCAGACCCCTTGTGGTGTTCTTCTTTATCTATGGTCTGGTGGCCCTTGTGCTCATGGAAACATCATATCGGATGTTCGACTATGTGTATTACCTAATTCGATATTCACTTTCTTATAGAGGGCAAGAATCTTAA